In Procambarus clarkii isolate CNS0578487 chromosome 6, FALCON_Pclarkii_2.0, whole genome shotgun sequence, one DNA window encodes the following:
- the LOC123754149 gene encoding keratin, type I cytoskeletal 9-like produces MNTQTQHPSVPSLFYFQKLVIVSMSVAVLVASSCAEPEVSSFSTSSIAGGGFGLSSPSIGGSFGSFGEGSRHGSFGGVGGGYGSGSGATSHSIFNLGASQGGYGGSFGHGGSSSLGFGGSSLGGYGGSSLGGGFGGNSFGRGFGGSSLGSGHGVSSLGAFGGNSHGSGYSGSALGGGFGGSSLDGFGGSSLGSGYGGSSLGAGFGGRSLGSFGGSSFGGRFGGGSTGSIGASYVNK; encoded by the exons ATGAATACGCAAACCCAGCACCCGTCAGTGCCAAG tttattttattttcagAAGCTGGTGATAGTGTCGATGAGCGTTGCCGTCCTGGTGGCCTCCAGTTGTGCTGAACCTGAAGTGAGTTCCTTCTCCACCTCCTCTATCGCAGGTGGAGGCTTTGGGCTCTCGAGCCCGAGCATCGGAGGAAGCTTCGGTTCATTTGGTGAAGGATCACGTCACGGTTCctttggaggagttggtggaggcTACGGTTCCGGAAGCGGCGCCACGAGTCATTCCATTTTCAACCTTGGAGCGTCCCAGGGTGGATATGGAGGAAGCTTTGGACATGGAGGATCCTCTAGCCTAGGTTTCGGTGGCAGTTCTCttggtggttatggtggcagCTCCCTTGGTGGAGGTTTCGGTGGCAATTCGTTTGGTCGAGGATTTGGTGGCAGCTCTCTTGGCAGTGGTCACGGTGTCAGCTCCCTGGGTGCTTTTGGTGGTAACTCCCACGGCAGTGGTTACAGTGGCAGCGCCTTAGGGGGAGGATTTGGTGGcagctccctggatggttttggtGGTAGCTCCCTCGGCAGTGGTTACGGTGGCAGCTCACTTGGTGCTGGATTCGGTGGCAGGTCCCTGGGTAGTTTTGGTGGCAGCTCATTTGGTGGAAGATTCGGTGGTGGCTCTACTGGCAGCATCGGAGCAtcgtatgtaaataaataa
- the LOC138355456 gene encoding uncharacterized protein has product MALCLYYGKVALCSMNERVALCLYVRESGIVNVCAGEWQCLYVLESGTVSKLVIVSMSVAVLVASSCAEPEVSSFSTSSIAGGGFGLSSPSIGGSFGSFGEGTRHGSFGGVGGGYGSGSGATSHSIFNLGAPQGGYGGSFGHGVSSSLGFGGSFLGGYCGSSFGGGFGGNSFGRGFGGSSLGSGHGVSSLDGFGGSSLGSGYSGSSLGGGFGGSSLDGLGGSSLGSGYSGSLLGGGFGGRSLGCFGGSSFGGRFGGGSTGSIGASYINK; this is encoded by the exons ATGGCACTTTGTCTGTATTATGGGAAAGTGGCACTGTGTTCTATGAAtgagagagtggcactgtgcctgtATGTGCGGGAGAGTGGCATTGTGAATGTATGTGCGGGAGAGTGGCAGTGCCTATATGTGCTGGAGAGTGGCACTGTGTCT aAGCTGGTGATAGTGTCGATGAGCGTTGCCGTCCTGGTGGCCTCCAGTTGTGCTGAACCTGAAGTGAGTTCCTTCTCCACCTCCTCTATCGCAGGAGGAGGCTTTGGGCTCTCCAGCCCGAGCATCGGAGGAAGCTTCGGCTCATTTGGTGAAGGAACACGTCACGGTTCctttggaggtgttggtggaggctaCGGTTCCGGAAGCGGCGCCACGAGTCATTCCATTTTCAACCTTGGAGCGCCCCAGGGTGGATATGGAGGAAGCTTTGGACATGGAGTATCCTCTAGCCTAGGTTTcggtggcagttttcttggtggtTATTGTGGCAGCTCCTTTGGTGGAGGTTTCGGTGGCAATTCTTTTGGTCGAGGATTTGGTGGCAGCTCTCTTGGCAGTGGTCACGGTGTcagctccctggatggttttggtGGTAGCTCCCTCGGCAGTGGTTACAGTGGCAGCTCCTTAGGGGGAGGATTTGGTGGCAGCTCCCTGGATGGTTTGGGTGGTAGCTCCCTCGGCAGTGGTTACAGTGGTAGCTTACTTGGGGGAGGATTCGGTGGCAGGTCCCTGGGTTGTTTTGGTGGCAGCTCATTTGGTGGAAGATTCGGTGGTGGCTCTACTGGCAGCATCGGAGCatcgtatataaataaataa
- the LOC138355458 gene encoding keratin, type I cytoskeletal 9-like: protein MLVAVLVASSCAEPEVSSFSTSSTAGGGFGLSSPSIGGGFGSFGEGTRHGSFGGVGGGYGSGSGATSHSIFNLGTPQVGYGSSFGHGGSSNLGFGSSSLGGYDGSSFGGGFSGNSFGRGFGGSSLGGSYGASSLGGFGSRSLSSGFGGNSFGGRFGGGSIGSIGASYGK, encoded by the coding sequence ATGCTTGTTGCCGTCTTGGTGGCCTCCAGTTGTGCTGAACCTGAAGTGAGTTCCTTCTCCACCTCCTCTACCGCAGGAGGAGGCTTTGGGCTCTCCAGCCCGAGCATCGGAGGAGGCTTTGGCTCATTTGGTGAAGGAACACGTCACGGTTCctttggaggtgttggtggaggctaTGGTTCCGGAAGCGGCGCCACAAGTCATTCCATTTTCAACCTTGGAACGCCACAGGTTGGATACGGAAGCAGCTTTGGACATGGAGGATCTTCTAATCTAGGTTTCGGTAGCAGCTCTCTTGGTGGTTATGATGGCAGTTCCTTCGGTGGAGGTTTCAGCGGCAATTCCTTTGGTCGAGGATTTGGTGGCAGCTCTCTTGGCGGTAGTTACGGTGCcagctccctgggtggttttggtAGCAGGTCCCTCAGCAGTGGTTTTGGTGGTAACTCATTTGGTGGAAGATTCGGTGGTGGCTCTATTGGCAGCATCGGAGCATCGTATGGGAAATAA
- the LOC123754150 gene encoding uncharacterized protein — MPYLASLLTLAEALDTGTVVIKGAPLPLGISSLRALLQSTSWYEIIKLVIVSMSVAVLVASSCAEPEVSSFSTSSTAGGFGLSSPGIRGGFGTFGEGTRHGSFGGVGGGYGSGSGVTSHSIFNLGTPQGGYGGSFGHGGSSSLGFGSSSLRGYGVSSLGGFGGRSLGSGYDGSSLGGGFGGRSLGGFGDNLFGGRFGGGSTGSIGASGNGLPSWTAFEQPEVSNIPGTSTNSRRLEAKGNLRQLPHHHSIKQEEPHDYGSSYKHTEGYWMNGCRCCVPGISDLYKEILMYGFYNTTFVPSPLTQEEFLVTATVDIKGAPLLLEKLVIVSMSVAVLVACSCAEPDASSYSTYPYAGGSYGLSSPGIGGGFGSFGGGTRYGSFGGVGGGTRYGSFGGVGGGYDLGSGATSHSIFNLGAPQGRYGGSLGSGFNRGYIGGSSGLGFGGSSLDGTYGGNFQGGRLGGNSFGSGYGGSFLGSGYNGGSTGRVGRAAPDTDNSNNTYYLLEIRAKEMQTPVRRTKKKSSSKESPQSGHAAGAT; from the exons ATGCCTTACTTGGCATCACTATTGACCCTGGCTGAGGCACTGGACACTGGCACCGTCGTTATAAAAGGCGCGCCGCTTCCTCTTGGCATCAGTTCACTTCGAGCCTTGTTACAGTCAACATCATGGTATGAGATAATT AAGCTAGTGATAGTGTCAATGAGTGTTGCCGTCCTGGTGGCCTCCAGTTGTGCTGAACCTGAAGTGAGTTCCTTCTCCACCTCCTCTACCGCAGGAGGCTTTGGGCTCTCCAGCCCAGGCATCAGAGGAGGCTTTGGTACATTTGGTGAAGGAACGCGTCACGGTTCctttggaggtgttggtggaggctaCGGTTCCGGAAGCGGCGTCACAAGTCATTCCATTTTCAACCTTGGAACGCCCCAGGGTGGATACGGAGGCAGCTTTGGACATGGAGGATCCTCTAGCCTAGGTTTCGGTAGCAGCTCTCTTCGTGGTTATGGTGTCAGCTCTCTGGGTGGTTTTGGTGGCAGGTCCCTCGGCAGCGGTTACGATGGCAGCTCACTTGGTGGAGGATTCGGTGGCAGGTCCCTGGGTGGTTTTGGTGATAACTTATTTGGTGGAAGATTCGGTGGTGGCTCTACTGGCAGCATCGGAGCATC AGGGAATGGATTACcgtcttggactgcctttgagcagcctgaggtcagcaatattccgggaacatcaacaaattctcgtagacttgaggcaaagggAAATTTACGTCAGTTACCCCATCATCATTCTATtaagcaggaagaaccgcacgactATGGGTCTTCCTATAAG CATACTGAAGGCTATTGGATGAATGGTTGCCGGTGTTGTGTGCCTGGAATATCAGATCTATACAAGGAAATACTTATGTATGGGTTTTATAATACTACCTTCGTGCCATCACCTCTGACCCAGGAAGAGTTTCTGGTGACTGCTACCGTCGATATAAAAGGCGCGCCGCTTCTTCTTGAA AAGCTGGTGATAGTGTCAATGAGCGTTGCCGTCCTGGTGGCCTGCAGTTGTGCTGAACCCGATGCAAGTTCCTACTCCACTTATCCTTACGCAGGTGGAAGCTATGGGCTCTCCAGTCCAGGCATTGGAGGAGGCTTCGGCTCATTTGGTGGAGGAACACGTTACGGTTCctttggaggtgttggtggaggaacACGTTACGGTTCctttggaggtgttggtggaggctaCGATTTGGGAAGCGGCGCCACGAGTCATTCCATTTTCAACCTTGGAGCGCCCCAGGGTAGATATGGAGGCAGCCTTGGAAGCGGCTTCAATAGAGGTTACATCGGAGGATCCTCTGGCTTAGGTTTCGGTGGCAGTTCCCTTGATGGAACCTACGGTGGCAACTTCCAAGGTGGAAGGCTCGGTGGAAACTCCTTTGGGAGTGGTTACGGTGGCAGCTTCCTTGGCAGTGGTTATAATGGCGGCTCCACTGGCAGAGTCG GACGGGCGGCACCCGATACTGATAATAGCAATAACACCTATTATTTACTGGAAATCAGGGCTAAAGAGatgcaaacacctgtccgacgcacaaAGAAGAAAAGTAGTAGTAAGGAGAGTCCTCAAAGTGGACATGCAGCTGGTGCCACCTAG